Proteins found in one Candidatus Nitrosopelagicus brevis genomic segment:
- a CDS encoding vWA domain-containing protein: protein MSSVALRNDTLIEISTFLIRRWSENDKIIVTMSPKKVNETRMNENKVILTPVMDYIGDEFSRYRQFRTAAWYESMKIKNCEYVKSNDHASGFLLNSIERRRVELVGRKIWQGMDEELIFNYSWQWIYRPNLGDLLGKSKIVEAFYQYFLFGDVKGEMQPSHFERVVKATNFAKEKLDEALKNNHGTEWLDEHIPNIVKILDIDAMMTIPLSVPLKGPGMVVTPQDFEKAVQKITKNLESELGKIDPNKAMAGLEIAKEFDLIKDETKKNENKGLIPETIGIQIPNPTNVDETKIYDQDLISSLKNRFREWKTGWKEEHVISGEDFDEESYLEGFHKPFVTDIKKSIKSRIVILLDHSSSVSDQQIEYKKATIGLCEVLAFLKIDFSVYAFNTVDRQVVCWLVKPAEMKWNNSAAKRLAQISANGGTPLAEVYDRMLPVLTSKKPDIFLTLSDGEPADANAVKLILKSYRSLGIKMTAIGVGRDTFSATAIANNLKYLGYDKVLAVSRLPDIPNRVLSILSEN from the coding sequence ATGTCATCAGTTGCTTTAAGAAATGATACACTAATTGAAATTTCTACATTTTTAATCAGACGATGGTCTGAGAATGACAAGATAATTGTGACAATGTCACCAAAAAAAGTTAATGAAACAAGAATGAATGAAAATAAAGTAATTCTCACTCCAGTTATGGATTACATTGGAGATGAATTTTCAAGATATAGACAATTCAGAACTGCCGCATGGTATGAAAGTATGAAAATAAAAAATTGTGAATATGTAAAATCAAATGATCATGCATCAGGATTTTTGTTAAATTCAATTGAAAGACGAAGGGTTGAATTAGTTGGAAGAAAAATTTGGCAAGGAATGGATGAAGAGTTAATTTTTAATTATTCATGGCAATGGATTTACAGACCAAATCTAGGTGATCTTTTAGGAAAATCAAAAATTGTAGAAGCATTTTATCAGTATTTTTTATTTGGCGATGTAAAAGGAGAGATGCAACCAAGTCATTTTGAACGTGTTGTAAAAGCAACCAATTTTGCTAAAGAGAAATTAGATGAGGCACTAAAAAATAATCATGGTACAGAATGGCTGGATGAACACATTCCAAACATTGTAAAAATTTTAGATATTGATGCAATGATGACAATTCCATTATCAGTTCCTCTAAAAGGTCCAGGAATGGTTGTTACACCACAAGATTTTGAAAAAGCAGTACAGAAAATTACTAAGAATCTTGAATCAGAATTAGGAAAAATAGATCCTAACAAGGCTATGGCAGGATTAGAAATTGCTAAAGAATTTGACTTGATTAAAGATGAAACTAAAAAGAATGAAAATAAGGGATTAATACCAGAAACCATTGGAATTCAAATTCCAAACCCAACAAATGTAGATGAAACAAAGATTTATGATCAAGATTTGATTAGTAGTTTAAAAAATAGATTTCGTGAATGGAAGACAGGATGGAAAGAGGAACATGTTATTTCAGGTGAAGATTTTGATGAAGAATCATATCTCGAGGGATTTCATAAGCCATTTGTTACAGATATTAAAAAATCAATAAAATCACGTATTGTTATCTTACTTGATCATTCATCCAGTGTATCAGATCAGCAAATAGAATACAAAAAAGCAACAATTGGACTTTGTGAAGTACTTGCATTCTTGAAAATTGATTTTTCAGTGTATGCATTCAATACAGTAGATAGACAGGTAGTTTGCTGGTTAGTAAAACCAGCAGAAATGAAATGGAATAATTCAGCTGCTAAGAGATTAGCACAAATTTCAGCAAATGGAGGAACACCATTAGCAGAAGTATATGACAGAATGCTTCCAGTTTTGACATCAAAAAAACCTGATATTTTCCTGACATTGTCTGATGGAGAGCCAGCAGATGCAAATGCAGTCAAATTAATTCTAAAATCATATAGATCACTAGGAATTAAGATGACAGCGATTGGAGTTGGAAGAGATACATTTAGTGCCACAGCAATTGCAAATAATTTGAAATATCTCGGTTATGACAAAGTTTTGGCAGTAAGTAGATTGCCAGACATACCTAATAGAGTGTTAAGCATACTATCAGAAAACTAA
- a CDS encoding methane monooxygenase/ammonia monooxygenase subunit C: protein MDTMAQMPALLPKEVEIQRLKKIWLVVIAMGSTAASVEVDNFVDGSLHQTSIRDSAFTPAHWWLYSHFVALPLGWGFAAIYDRKVPVLRGPNNSMNTGLKMTILGYLATMFTIGVNEMWHFWFVEEIFAVPNHWMFNMGVVVAFMGALAYVVRVYARLVELGAETPGENPYVAEMYKMALEGKLYSRSIP from the coding sequence ATAGATACTATGGCACAAATGCCGGCATTACTCCCAAAAGAAGTCGAAATCCAGAGATTGAAAAAAATCTGGTTAGTAGTCATCGCTATGGGATCAACAGCCGCATCCGTAGAAGTCGACAACTTTGTCGATGGTTCACTCCATCAGACTTCTATTAGAGATTCAGCATTCACTCCAGCACACTGGTGGTTATACTCTCACTTTGTAGCACTACCACTTGGATGGGGATTCGCAGCAATCTATGATAGAAAAGTCCCAGTATTGAGAGGACCAAACAACTCTATGAACACAGGTCTAAAGATGACAATCTTAGGTTATCTTGCAACCATGTTTACTATTGGTGTTAACGAGATGTGGCACTTTTGGTTCGTCGAAGAAATCTTCGCAGTTCCAAACCACTGGATGTTCAACATGGGTGTCGTCGTAGCCTTCATGGGTGCTCTAGCTTACGTAGTTAGAGTCTATGCAAGACTCGTCGAATTAGGTGCAGAAACACCTGGTGAAAACCCATATGTTGCAGAAATGTACAAAATGGCCCTTGAGGGTAAATTGTACAGCAGATCCATACCATAA
- a CDS encoding NAD(P)/FAD-dependent oxidoreductase encodes METDYDVIVAGGGLTGTIAAQAISYYSKQNLRILSVDRNPETLPGRKGGAGWTCGDACSKEAVDFMTERIKIPWTRPEIEHDVKGVMAFSPDKETAIPFDGAGYMLNRQKLPEIQNERTKKMGVEFNFEVALSGLIYDGQQVVGVQGTDNKTKQPYKKTAKLVVDAMGITSKLRNGLQNSTKVEKEIDRTDVETTGRHIMYFEPGKEDLSEFDPDYCIIHLDQDIAPGGYGWVFPKADNKVNIGLGVEKTHLDKRNERLGKKDNVGSLMKEYLERNPVLRNPKLSEDEMDQHNNSGISSVSVRRQNDCMVSGGYMLVGDSAWMPKPIDAGGIGPALIAGTIIGNNVAQSIEANDVSEASLWQYNIDFIKEYGYKTAGLELFRRLVQTMTNEQISYGMKHFLGNLDVEAISKGEHPDFSGLGKLGMIIRGAMNKTVASGLKYTSGQNQWLVEHYNNYPKDPSGFDDWNKKLHKTLDESFVKIASYAP; translated from the coding sequence TTGGAAACAGATTATGACGTAATTGTTGCAGGTGGAGGATTAACAGGTACAATTGCAGCACAAGCAATTTCATATTATTCAAAACAAAATTTGAGAATTCTTTCAGTAGACAGAAATCCAGAAACCTTACCAGGTAGAAAAGGTGGAGCAGGTTGGACATGTGGAGATGCATGTTCAAAAGAAGCAGTAGATTTCATGACTGAGAGAATCAAGATTCCTTGGACACGACCAGAGATTGAACATGATGTAAAAGGAGTTATGGCATTTTCACCAGATAAAGAAACAGCCATCCCATTTGATGGAGCAGGATATATGCTAAATAGACAAAAACTTCCAGAAATTCAAAATGAAAGAACAAAGAAGATGGGAGTTGAATTTAACTTTGAAGTTGCTCTTTCAGGATTAATTTATGATGGACAACAAGTCGTTGGTGTACAGGGAACCGATAATAAAACAAAACAGCCATACAAAAAAACTGCAAAACTAGTAGTTGACGCAATGGGAATTACATCAAAGCTAAGAAATGGATTACAAAATTCTACAAAGGTCGAGAAAGAGATAGACAGAACAGATGTAGAAACAACTGGAAGACACATAATGTATTTCGAACCAGGAAAAGAAGATTTATCAGAATTTGACCCAGATTATTGTATAATTCATTTAGATCAAGACATTGCACCGGGAGGATATGGATGGGTTTTTCCAAAAGCTGACAATAAAGTTAACATCGGATTAGGTGTTGAAAAAACACACTTAGATAAACGAAACGAGAGATTAGGAAAAAAAGATAATGTCGGTTCATTGATGAAAGAGTACCTAGAAAGAAACCCAGTTCTTAGAAATCCAAAACTTTCAGAAGATGAAATGGATCAACATAACAATTCAGGAATTTCTTCAGTTTCAGTACGAAGACAAAATGATTGTATGGTTTCAGGAGGTTACATGTTAGTCGGAGATTCGGCATGGATGCCTAAACCAATTGATGCAGGTGGAATTGGACCAGCTCTTATTGCAGGTACAATAATTGGAAACAATGTAGCACAATCAATTGAAGCTAATGATGTTTCAGAAGCAAGTTTATGGCAGTATAACATAGATTTCATTAAAGAATATGGTTACAAAACAGCCGGCTTAGAATTATTCAGAAGATTAGTTCAAACAATGACAAATGAACAAATTAGTTATGGTATGAAACATTTTCTGGGTAACTTAGACGTTGAAGCAATAAGTAAAGGAGAGCATCCTGACTTTTCAGGTCTTGGTAAACTAGGAATGATAATTAGAGGTGCAATGAACAAAACAGTTGCAAGCGGTCTCAAATATACATCAGGTCAAAATCAATGGCTTGTTGAACATTACAATAATTATCCAAAAGATCCATCTGGATTTGACGATTGGAACAAAAAATTACACAAAACATTAGATGAATCCTTTGTTAAGATAGCATCATACGCACCATAG
- a CDS encoding PAC2 family protein → MHFEDIRKPDVNKPLIIAAMQDMGNVGSIVVNHINKSLGTASFRHATSSRPPYVYDKGGYIEIPEEKWEYRFGKDIIVFGGGRGQPQENEELNELCQDVINVAKRYDAKFIYTVGGYHTSRSFGKSPTTYVTTTSQDILKLVRKLGIETTPTESVITGFNGLILGYAKLNGINGIGLYGELLEPRIPQYRAARTIIETLEKLTYQKLGDTKELSVKAEAVESRFSSEDDIPKG, encoded by the coding sequence ATGCATTTTGAAGATATTCGAAAACCTGATGTAAACAAACCATTAATCATAGCAGCAATGCAGGATATGGGAAATGTTGGAAGTATTGTTGTAAATCACATCAACAAAAGTTTGGGTACTGCATCATTTAGACATGCAACGTCATCTAGACCACCATACGTATATGATAAAGGCGGATACATCGAAATTCCTGAAGAAAAATGGGAATATAGATTTGGTAAAGACATCATTGTATTTGGTGGAGGTAGAGGTCAGCCTCAAGAAAATGAGGAATTGAATGAGTTATGTCAAGATGTGATAAATGTTGCAAAAAGATATGACGCAAAATTCATTTACACTGTAGGAGGATATCATACATCAAGATCCTTTGGAAAAAGTCCTACAACATATGTTACAACTACATCACAAGATATATTGAAATTAGTTAGAAAATTGGGAATAGAAACTACACCAACTGAATCAGTGATCACAGGATTTAATGGATTAATACTAGGATATGCAAAATTAAATGGAATAAATGGAATTGGACTTTATGGAGAATTACTAGAACCTAGAATTCCACAATATAGAGCAGCAAGAACAATAATAGAAACATTGGAAAAATTGACATACCAAAAACTTGGCGATACCAAAGAATTATCCGTGAAAGCGGAGGCTGTTGAATCAAGATTTAGCTCTGAAGACGATATTCCAAAAGGATGA
- a CDS encoding KEOPS complex subunit Pcc1, whose amino-acid sequence MSPKCQIEIAINNISREKAKVIEKALEPDNVNFPKGLSLTINEKKNQLVFCFSNEGDLRKLISTVDEVLEHVNLSMEVIK is encoded by the coding sequence ATGTCACCAAAATGCCAGATAGAGATAGCAATCAATAATATTTCTAGAGAAAAGGCCAAAGTTATAGAAAAGGCCTTAGAGCCAGATAATGTTAATTTTCCTAAAGGATTGAGTTTGACAATTAATGAAAAGAAAAACCAGCTTGTGTTTTGTTTTTCAAATGAAGGAGACTTACGGAAATTAATTTCAACCGTTGATGAGGTATTGGAACACGTAAATCTTTCCATGGAGGTAATAAAATAA
- a CDS encoding DHHA1 domain-containing protein produces the protein MGKVLEESLSNFSDRISDAIKSRKNILVTTHIDCDGITSGAIISKALIRQGAKCTVRTTNEFSEKLVDKMQKETRDLHVITDLGGGFGKLLDEKLSDNWLMLDHHEISDEEKDNERVINAWKFGMDGGVEICAGGMAYLASNALNNENEDLSRVAVVSALGDRQDQGERKAFTGKNLEIVETAKKLGLVNVDLDLLLVGRETRPLPDAIAFTSQPFIEGLTWNRDACIAMLTNAKIQLKDGARWRVPADLSQEEKQSIIESISKFVQGENATQVMEELIGYTYTFPNEEKRSFLRDGREFSTMLNSCGRINKSGVGIAICMGDRNVMLQEGEKILSEYRSMIREYMNVLSNERWRTNNMENCVMVNAQGLVPETMTGTISSLIAGSPKNSGKIVILRTDGSEGTIKFSSRKSASCKNSINLSQLMRGGAEQFDGIGGGHEAAAGAKITKDKLDGFLDYLESNVTKMPDRDSNQ, from the coding sequence ATGGGGAAAGTTTTAGAAGAATCATTATCTAATTTTTCAGATCGTATTTCTGATGCAATAAAATCAAGAAAAAATATCTTAGTTACCACGCATATCGATTGTGATGGAATCACATCAGGTGCAATAATTTCAAAAGCATTAATCCGACAAGGTGCGAAATGCACAGTCAGAACAACTAATGAATTTAGTGAAAAATTGGTAGACAAAATGCAAAAAGAGACAAGAGATTTGCATGTAATTACCGACTTAGGAGGAGGCTTTGGAAAACTGCTTGACGAGAAATTATCAGATAATTGGCTCATGCTAGATCACCACGAGATTTCAGATGAAGAGAAAGACAATGAGCGAGTAATCAATGCCTGGAAATTTGGAATGGATGGAGGGGTGGAGATTTGTGCCGGAGGAATGGCATATCTAGCATCAAATGCGCTGAACAATGAAAATGAGGATTTATCAAGAGTTGCAGTAGTGTCGGCATTAGGAGACAGACAAGATCAAGGTGAGAGAAAAGCATTCACTGGGAAAAATTTAGAGATTGTAGAAACTGCAAAGAAACTAGGATTGGTAAACGTAGATTTAGACTTACTTTTAGTAGGCAGAGAGACAAGACCACTCCCAGATGCAATTGCATTTACATCTCAACCATTTATTGAGGGATTGACATGGAATCGAGATGCCTGCATTGCGATGTTAACCAATGCGAAAATTCAACTTAAAGATGGAGCAAGATGGAGAGTTCCAGCCGATTTATCACAAGAAGAAAAACAAAGCATTATCGAATCAATAAGTAAATTTGTTCAAGGAGAAAATGCCACCCAAGTAATGGAAGAATTGATTGGATATACGTACACATTTCCAAATGAAGAAAAAAGGAGTTTTTTGAGAGATGGAAGAGAATTCTCTACCATGTTGAATTCTTGTGGTCGCATTAACAAATCAGGAGTAGGCATCGCAATTTGCATGGGAGATAGAAATGTGATGTTACAGGAAGGTGAGAAAATTTTATCAGAATATAGAAGTATGATTAGAGAATACATGAACGTTCTATCAAATGAGAGATGGAGAACTAACAATATGGAAAACTGTGTGATGGTGAATGCACAAGGATTAGTACCAGAAACAATGACAGGGACAATATCATCATTAATTGCAGGATCTCCAAAAAATTCAGGAAAAATAGTAATTTTGAGAACAGATGGTTCAGAGGGCACGATTAAATTTTCATCTCGTAAATCTGCAAGCTGTAAAAATTCTATTAATCTAAGTCAGCTTATGAGAGGAGGTGCAGAGCAATTTGATGGAATTGGAGGAGGCCATGAAGCGGCTGCAGGAGCAAAAATAACTAAAGACAAATTAGATGGATTTCTAGACTATCTTGAAAGCAATGTCACCAAAATGCCAGATAGAGATAGCAATCAATAA
- a CDS encoding methane monooxygenase/ammonia monooxygenase subunit B — translation MVDRKVMAFALATVMVVGVFGPNVATMIQTAEGHGVQAQLQSRFIRIEDETFNRQSLQTGEVLTLSGAFVSLIDSDMRAWSSIFSESTNAGNRWEILARDPPGNVFDIPGNDVVDYEISARALEPGVYHVHTQLNIEHVGPGLGPGQTVVVEGEPILKPIPYTNIAYQSIIIAVGYVITFATRPWQVI, via the coding sequence ATGGTAGATAGAAAAGTAATGGCATTTGCACTTGCAACCGTAATGGTAGTTGGAGTCTTTGGACCTAATGTAGCAACAATGATTCAAACTGCTGAAGGCCACGGTGTACAAGCACAATTGCAAAGTCGTTTCATTCGAATTGAGGATGAAACATTCAACAGACAATCCCTCCAAACCGGTGAAGTTCTAACTTTGAGCGGTGCATTCGTAAGTTTGATTGATTCAGACATGCGTGCATGGTCATCAATTTTCTCAGAGTCAACTAACGCAGGTAACAGATGGGAGATTCTAGCAAGAGATCCACCAGGTAATGTCTTTGACATTCCAGGTAACGATGTTGTCGATTATGAAATCTCAGCACGTGCTCTTGAACCAGGAGTTTATCACGTCCACACTCAATTGAACATTGAGCACGTAGGACCTGGACTTGGACCAGGACAAACCGTAGTTGTAGAAGGAGAACCAATTCTCAAACCTATTCCATATACCAACATCGCATATCAATCAATTATCATTGCAGTTGGTTATGTAATCACATTTGCAACACGACCTTGGCAAGTAATCTAA
- a CDS encoding 30S ribosomal protein S15 produces MGRLHTHNHGKSHSIRPIDPKKPEWVKQTNEEIEGLITKYAKEGMTSSQIGLKLRDQHAIPLVKPIINKSITDVLKANKLMPDIPEDLNNIVMKAVNLQKHIKDNKSDSRNVRALELVEAKVHRLSTHYKKTGDIDQKWKYKSVVAQLE; encoded by the coding sequence ATGGGAAGACTGCATACACATAACCATGGGAAGTCACATTCAATCAGACCTATCGATCCAAAAAAACCAGAATGGGTCAAACAAACTAATGAAGAAATTGAAGGATTGATTACCAAATATGCAAAAGAAGGTATGACATCTAGTCAAATCGGTTTAAAATTGAGAGATCAACATGCAATCCCTTTGGTTAAACCAATCATTAACAAAAGCATCACAGATGTGCTAAAAGCAAACAAACTGATGCCAGATATTCCTGAAGATTTGAATAATATTGTAATGAAAGCAGTTAATCTTCAAAAACATATCAAAGACAACAAATCAGATAGCAGAAATGTAAGAGCTCTGGAATTAGTTGAAGCCAAAGTTCACAGACTATCAACTCACTACAAAAAAACTGGCGACATAGATCAAAAATGGAAATATAAGTCTGTAGTGGCCCAGTTAGAGTAA
- the serS gene encoding serine--tRNA ligase translates to MLDPKIIRDKPELIKQMLKDRAVEFDFEKMLELNNTRKEMMMQSDELKQKRNQMSVKIGSEKKAGNDASELLREMGDISKKLDELENLRKTVDENYHNLSFSIPNLVHDSVPKGADESFNKQVRTWGEIPKFDFEVKDHIDLGLELDIVDIERASKTAGARFYYLKDGLVKLGQSLTAFALDFVSSKNYNLIQPPYMINRQSMEGAVIADDFEDVIYKVQDEDLFLIGTSEHAIASMYYDEILEGSKIPLRYASISPCFRREAGAHGKDQKGIFRVHQFEKIEQFIFCRPEESWEEHEKMIKNTEEFYQQLEIPYRLMLLSSGDMGKVSAKTYDIEAWMAGQNAYREIVSCSNCIDYQSRRLKIRFREKSNEDTKYIHTLNSTLVAIERTMVAILENNQTKDGHVEIPKVLQKYFGDNMI, encoded by the coding sequence ATGTTAGATCCAAAAATAATCAGAGATAAACCTGAATTGATAAAACAGATGTTAAAAGATAGGGCAGTAGAATTTGATTTTGAAAAAATGTTAGAATTGAATAACACACGAAAAGAGATGATGATGCAATCTGATGAATTAAAACAAAAAAGAAATCAAATGTCAGTGAAGATTGGAAGTGAGAAAAAAGCAGGAAATGATGCTTCAGAATTATTAAGAGAGATGGGAGATATATCAAAGAAGTTAGATGAATTAGAGAATTTACGAAAGACAGTTGATGAAAATTATCATAATTTGTCTTTTTCAATACCAAATTTAGTACATGATTCAGTTCCAAAGGGAGCAGATGAATCATTTAACAAACAAGTTAGAACATGGGGAGAAATTCCGAAGTTTGATTTTGAAGTAAAAGATCATATCGATTTGGGACTGGAGTTAGATATTGTAGATATTGAAAGAGCATCAAAAACTGCTGGAGCACGATTTTATTATCTAAAAGATGGACTCGTAAAACTGGGACAATCTTTAACTGCATTTGCACTAGATTTCGTTTCGAGTAAAAATTACAACTTGATTCAACCCCCATACATGATAAACAGGCAATCTATGGAGGGTGCTGTGATTGCAGACGATTTTGAGGATGTGATCTACAAAGTACAAGATGAAGATTTGTTTTTAATTGGGACATCAGAACATGCAATTGCATCAATGTATTATGATGAAATTTTAGAAGGTTCAAAGATTCCGTTAAGATATGCATCAATTAGTCCATGTTTTAGAAGAGAGGCAGGAGCACATGGAAAAGATCAAAAAGGAATTTTTAGAGTTCATCAATTTGAAAAAATTGAACAATTTATTTTTTGTAGACCAGAAGAATCATGGGAAGAACATGAAAAAATGATTAAAAACACAGAAGAATTTTATCAGCAATTAGAAATCCCATATAGATTGATGTTGTTATCAAGTGGCGATATGGGCAAAGTATCAGCTAAAACATATGATATTGAAGCATGGATGGCAGGTCAAAATGCGTATAGAGAGATCGTATCATGTTCCAATTGCATTGATTATCAATCAAGAAGGTTGAAGATCAGATTTAGAGAAAAGAGTAATGAAGATACAAAGTACATACACACTTTGAACAGTACACTAGTAGCAATAGAAAGAACTATGGTTGCAATTTTAGAGAATAATCAAACTAAAGATGGACATGTAGAAATTCCAAAAGTTTTACAAAAATATTTTGGGGACAATATGATATAA
- a CDS encoding 30S ribosomal protein S3ae, which yields MARKARKIKDKWKEKKWVNVVAPDSFNNVNIGYVPITDDENAKGRILEVTLWDILKGDPSQHQYKIIFQIDEVNDTKAKTVFKRYEYSKEFLRSLIRRGSSKVNFNIDIQTKDNYIFRIKMIALTHRQLNTSRQRQLRLIAKDVIEKTVPTMDIDGFVQATCYGKINSDIMAAAKKVIKLRHVGLEKVKLIKTASAQTVLLEAKTKKPKTD from the coding sequence TTGGCAAGAAAAGCACGTAAGATTAAGGACAAGTGGAAAGAAAAGAAATGGGTTAATGTTGTAGCTCCAGACTCTTTCAATAATGTCAATATTGGATATGTACCAATTACAGATGATGAAAATGCCAAAGGTAGAATATTAGAGGTTACATTATGGGACATACTCAAAGGCGATCCATCACAACATCAATACAAAATAATTTTCCAGATTGACGAAGTTAATGATACAAAAGCAAAAACAGTTTTCAAGAGATATGAATATTCAAAAGAATTTCTAAGAAGTTTGATTAGAAGAGGTTCTTCTAAAGTTAATTTCAATATCGATATACAAACAAAAGATAACTACATTTTTAGAATCAAGATGATTGCTCTAACACACAGACAATTAAACACATCCAGACAACGTCAATTACGCCTAATAGCAAAAGATGTAATTGAAAAAACAGTGCCAACTATGGATATTGATGGATTTGTACAAGCAACATGCTATGGTAAAATTAACTCAGATATCATGGCCGCTGCAAAAAAAGTCATAAAATTAAGACATGTTGGTTTAGAAAAGGTGAAATTAATCAAGACAGCATCAGCACAAACAGTCTTGCTTGAAGCAAAAACTAAAAAACCAAAAACAGACTAA
- a CDS encoding RNA-binding domain-containing protein — translation MQLEVKINLILHATENEKKVFEELENNFQIEQSEFQVEEVSGHFNNPILLISSKLKRKTAQNFISLFFSKMKKEEFDDVFNYVEDYVTSSGLNLRISKQKLMSGILALSREDTIKINISTPVYVKNETKKIYQELMRK, via the coding sequence ATGCAATTAGAAGTTAAAATTAATTTAATTCTGCATGCTACAGAGAATGAAAAGAAAGTTTTTGAAGAATTAGAGAACAATTTTCAGATTGAACAGAGTGAGTTTCAAGTTGAAGAAGTTTCAGGTCATTTTAACAACCCCATACTATTAATTTCATCAAAATTGAAAAGAAAAACAGCTCAAAATTTTATAAGTTTATTTTTTTCAAAAATGAAAAAAGAGGAGTTTGATGATGTTTTTAATTATGTTGAAGATTATGTAACATCTTCAGGTCTAAACTTACGAATCAGTAAACAAAAGCTAATGTCAGGAATTTTAGCATTATCAAGAGAAGATACAATCAAGATTAACATTAGTACGCCAGTTTATGTCAAAAATGAGACAAAGAAAATTTATCAGGAATTGATGAGAAAATGA
- a CDS encoding AAA family ATPase — protein sequence MEDSIPEYLDWSNAFEILEKAHEQGIFVLVIGPKGTGKTTLVREFAKKQSMKLESINFSLRTRESHLVGSKSLSEGNIQFDEGILIKSMKEGNMLYLDEINAAEADVLLRLDEALDDRRQVVLKESGGEIVTANKSWFVIATINPLNHVGTKELPPQLLSRFPIRLRMDYPPEEKELEIVKEHVPEASNETLQRGIKLANTLRQAASVEELYYSPSLRETIAYAKLIDKDMSPKKAAEIVFGNVYAQWGNIELQKVNDIIASMYEG from the coding sequence ATGGAAGATAGTATTCCAGAATATCTAGACTGGAGTAATGCGTTTGAGATATTGGAGAAAGCGCACGAACAAGGAATTTTTGTTTTAGTGATAGGTCCAAAAGGTACAGGAAAAACTACACTGGTTAGAGAATTTGCAAAAAAACAATCAATGAAACTGGAATCAATTAACTTTAGTTTGAGAACTAGAGAGAGTCATCTTGTAGGTTCAAAGAGCCTTTCCGAAGGAAATATCCAATTTGATGAAGGAATTTTGATAAAATCAATGAAAGAGGGTAACATGTTGTACCTAGATGAAATTAATGCCGCAGAAGCCGATGTTTTGTTAAGATTAGATGAAGCTTTAGATGATAGACGGCAAGTAGTTTTGAAAGAATCTGGGGGAGAAATTGTGACAGCTAACAAATCATGGTTTGTAATAGCAACAATTAATCCATTAAATCATGTCGGAACAAAAGAACTACCTCCACAACTTTTGAGTAGATTTCCTATTAGACTAAGAATGGACTATCCACCTGAGGAAAAAGAACTAGAGATTGTCAAGGAACACGTTCCAGAAGCAAGTAATGAGACATTACAAAGAGGAATTAAACTTGCAAATACATTGAGACAAGCTGCATCAGTTGAAGAATTATACTATTCGCCATCATTAAGAGAAACTATAGCATATGCAAAATTAATTGATAAAGATATGTCTCCAAAAAAAGCAGCTGAAATAGTTTTTGGAAATGTATATGCACAATGGGGAAATATAGAATTACAAAAAGTTAATGACATTATTGCATCCATGTATGAAGGATAA